One window from the genome of Tachypleus tridentatus isolate NWPU-2018 chromosome 11, ASM421037v1, whole genome shotgun sequence encodes:
- the LOC143231588 gene encoding prolyl 4-hydroxylase subunit alpha-1-like isoform X3 produces MSYERNFKPVFFVDNLDLVIEKKQFNRLYCGEQLRVMDICFSGHHPYLLIQPIKLEEKSHKPYIVQLHDAISDQEIQRRKNISQLTVRILHRPSHYGISGEFEASLMRTSASSWLTKENDPVIVKLDHRVAMITGLATKYSNEEAEAYQFQGFEYRAGDRIATWMFYLSDVGLVEPLLLLTPELWFGQRRDLLRSGGI; encoded by the exons ATGTCTTATGAAAGGAATTTCAAGCCAGTGTTTTTTGTTGACAATCTTGATCTTGtaatagaaaagaaacaattcaacagactgTATTGTGGAGAACAACTCAGGGTAATGGATATATGTTTCAG TGGTCATCATCCGTATCTGCTAATACAACCAATTAAGTTAGAGGAAAAGAGCCACAAACCTTATATTGTTCAACTCCACGATGCCATAAGTGACCAAGAAATCCAAAGACGAAAGAACATTAGTCAACTTACAGTAAGAATT CTTCATAGGCCTTCTCACTATGGTATCAGTGGTGAATTTGAAGCTTCTCTTATGCGAACAAGTGCAAG CTCTTGGTTGACGAAAGAAAATGATCCAGTTATTGTGAAATTGGACCATCGAGTTGCAATGATTACAGGGTTGGCTACAAAGTACAGTAACGAAGAAGCTGAAGCTTACCAG TTTCAAGGATTTGAATACCGGGCTGGAGACCGGATAGCAACGTGGATGTTCTAT CTATCTGATGTCGGGCTGGTGGAGCCACTGCTTTTACTTACACCAGAACTGTGGTTTGGCCAAAGAAG GGATCTGCTGCGTTCTGGtggaatttaa
- the LOC143231588 gene encoding prolyl 4-hydroxylase subunit alpha-1-like isoform X1 codes for MSYERNFKPVFFVDNLDLVIEKKQFNRLYCGEQLRPLKWDKDLKCRYFSGHHPYLLIQPIKLEEKSHKPYIVQLHDAISDQEIQRRKNISQLTVRILHRPSHYGISGEFEASLMRTSASSWLTKENDPVIVKLDHRVAMITGLATKYSNEEAEAYQFQGFEYRAGDRIATWMFYLSDVGLVEPLLLLTPELWFGQRRDLLRSGGI; via the exons ATGTCTTATGAAAGGAATTTCAAGCCAGTGTTTTTTGTTGACAATCTTGATCTTGtaatagaaaagaaacaattcaacagactgTATTGTGGAGAACAACTCAGG CCTTTAAAATGGGATAAGGATCTCAAGTGTCGATATTTCAGTGGTCATCATCCGTATCTGCTAATACAACCAATTAAGTTAGAGGAAAAGAGCCACAAACCTTATATTGTTCAACTCCACGATGCCATAAGTGACCAAGAAATCCAAAGACGAAAGAACATTAGTCAACTTACAGTAAGAATT CTTCATAGGCCTTCTCACTATGGTATCAGTGGTGAATTTGAAGCTTCTCTTATGCGAACAAGTGCAAG CTCTTGGTTGACGAAAGAAAATGATCCAGTTATTGTGAAATTGGACCATCGAGTTGCAATGATTACAGGGTTGGCTACAAAGTACAGTAACGAAGAAGCTGAAGCTTACCAG TTTCAAGGATTTGAATACCGGGCTGGAGACCGGATAGCAACGTGGATGTTCTAT CTATCTGATGTCGGGCTGGTGGAGCCACTGCTTTTACTTACACCAGAACTGTGGTTTGGCCAAAGAAG GGATCTGCTGCGTTCTGGtggaatttaa
- the LOC143231588 gene encoding prolyl 4-hydroxylase subunit alpha-1-like isoform X4, with translation MFQPLKWDKDLKCRYFSGHHPYLLIQPIKLEEKSHKPYIVQLHDAISDQEIQRRKNISQLTVRILHRPSHYGISGEFEASLMRTSASSWLTKENDPVIVKLDHRVAMITGLATKYSNEEAEAYQFQGFEYRAGDRIATWMFYLSDVGLVEPLLLLTPELWFGQRRDLLRSGGI, from the exons ATGTTTCAG CCTTTAAAATGGGATAAGGATCTCAAGTGTCGATATTTCAGTGGTCATCATCCGTATCTGCTAATACAACCAATTAAGTTAGAGGAAAAGAGCCACAAACCTTATATTGTTCAACTCCACGATGCCATAAGTGACCAAGAAATCCAAAGACGAAAGAACATTAGTCAACTTACAGTAAGAATT CTTCATAGGCCTTCTCACTATGGTATCAGTGGTGAATTTGAAGCTTCTCTTATGCGAACAAGTGCAAG CTCTTGGTTGACGAAAGAAAATGATCCAGTTATTGTGAAATTGGACCATCGAGTTGCAATGATTACAGGGTTGGCTACAAAGTACAGTAACGAAGAAGCTGAAGCTTACCAG TTTCAAGGATTTGAATACCGGGCTGGAGACCGGATAGCAACGTGGATGTTCTAT CTATCTGATGTCGGGCTGGTGGAGCCACTGCTTTTACTTACACCAGAACTGTGGTTTGGCCAAAGAAG GGATCTGCTGCGTTCTGGtggaatttaa
- the LOC143231594 gene encoding uncharacterized protein LOC143231594 isoform X3, whose product MRGFHLGALDWQLRNCWMEGKPKIELQCSKTCGGGLQLYKTQFIKVSSRSMFRLPLFSFICSLSLTM is encoded by the exons ATGAGGGGATTTCATTTGGGAGCTTTGGACTGGCAG TTGAGGAACTGTTGGATGGAAGGAAAGCCAAAGATTGaattacagtgttcgaaaacgtgtggag GTGGTTTACAGCTGTACAAAACACAATTCATCAAGGTATCAAGCAGAAGCATGTTCCGTCTCCCACTATTCAGCTTCATCTGCAGTCTTTCTTTGACAATGTAG
- the LOC143231588 gene encoding prolyl 4-hydroxylase subunit alpha-1-like isoform X2: MSYERNFKPVFFVDNLDLVIEKKQFNRLYCGEQLRPLKWDKDLKCRYFSGHHPYLLIQPIKLEEKSHKPYIVQLHDAISDQEIQRRKNISQLTLHRPSHYGISGEFEASLMRTSASSWLTKENDPVIVKLDHRVAMITGLATKYSNEEAEAYQFQGFEYRAGDRIATWMFYLSDVGLVEPLLLLTPELWFGQRRDLLRSGGI, encoded by the exons ATGTCTTATGAAAGGAATTTCAAGCCAGTGTTTTTTGTTGACAATCTTGATCTTGtaatagaaaagaaacaattcaacagactgTATTGTGGAGAACAACTCAGG CCTTTAAAATGGGATAAGGATCTCAAGTGTCGATATTTCAGTGGTCATCATCCGTATCTGCTAATACAACCAATTAAGTTAGAGGAAAAGAGCCACAAACCTTATATTGTTCAACTCCACGATGCCATAAGTGACCAAGAAATCCAAAGACGAAAGAACATTAGTCAACTTACA CTTCATAGGCCTTCTCACTATGGTATCAGTGGTGAATTTGAAGCTTCTCTTATGCGAACAAGTGCAAG CTCTTGGTTGACGAAAGAAAATGATCCAGTTATTGTGAAATTGGACCATCGAGTTGCAATGATTACAGGGTTGGCTACAAAGTACAGTAACGAAGAAGCTGAAGCTTACCAG TTTCAAGGATTTGAATACCGGGCTGGAGACCGGATAGCAACGTGGATGTTCTAT CTATCTGATGTCGGGCTGGTGGAGCCACTGCTTTTACTTACACCAGAACTGTGGTTTGGCCAAAGAAG GGATCTGCTGCGTTCTGGtggaatttaa